The proteins below are encoded in one region of Sminthopsis crassicaudata isolate SCR6 chromosome 1, ASM4859323v1, whole genome shotgun sequence:
- the LOC141540229 gene encoding rhophilin-1-like encodes MHMAERQAAVSLQGPLSVFSAKNQWRLKGPILLTRGEGGFGFTLRGDSPVLIAAVIPGGRAEAAGLKEGDYIVSVNGEPCKWGKHSEVVALLTGVGEEGVAIQVVTPQREEPLGLVEKKATTLSSVGLLRSDKENGGQATLPGPLLGWNKKAKRGQGLRRLQPFSPSADNTPASR; translated from the exons ATGCACATGGCTGAGCGTCAGGCTGCTGTCTCCCTACAGGGGCCCCTGTCCGTGTTCTCTGCCAAGAACCAGTGGCGACTGAAGGGACCCATCCTCCTGACTCGAGGTGAAGGTGGCTTTGGATTCACTCTCAGGGGAGATTCTCCTGTTCTCATTGCAGCTGTAATCCCTGGGGGCCGGGCTGAG GCAGCTGGACTGAAGGAGGGTGATTACATTGTCTCCGTGAACGGGGAGCCCTGCAAGTGGGGGAAGCACTCGGAGGTGGTGGCCCTGCTGACAGGTGTGGGAGAGGAAGGTGTGGCCATCCAGGTGGTCACACCCCAGCGGGAGGAGCCGCTTGGTCTG GTGGAGAAGAAGGCGACCACCTTGTCCTCAGTTGGACTCTTGCGCAGCGACAAGGAAAATGGTGGACAAGCTACCCTGCCTGGGCCTCTCCTTGGCTGGAACAAGAAGGCTAAGCGGGGCCAGGGCCTGAGGCGGCTCCAGCCTTTCTCCCCATCAGCAGACAACACACCGGCTTCCCGCTGA